The following are encoded together in the Diachasmimorpha longicaudata isolate KC_UGA_2023 chromosome 3, iyDiaLong2, whole genome shotgun sequence genome:
- the LOC135160846 gene encoding CIMIP2 protein CG18335-like isoform X1, with protein sequence MLLASQPVEGDNKTANMATVSLLTTPQPHLVPGYAGFCPQYRYRCGETYGNVTHKLLLDPTIDRSETLVLSNRVADDYEVMRPPKDDLDIVTARTKRMDATYKYPMLPGYQGFMPNLNARLGQRYTISAVEGLADFERQQLKDKAALNQLRNVIAVQDGMAHPRSLAERTMMKTEFKMPLMTVRPDWARMMRNTPVEEDCRPPHSPNPSPYFMETTDDEKYFVKGNHNCFFPSIVFLDPPLCGIFNGCKFSRSSLHLFLLFVEMNQSPMHTGIGRYTGHVPHGYEYFGGSHKPVTNSALCEFTTNYRTRQSAEWAPASISRPDPPLLIQPAELYHKHVGMLPNYLGHIPGAAFRYGKTFGADTRDAKRWLRGDFSH encoded by the exons ATGCTGTTGGCTTCACAGCCGGTGGAAGGG GACAACAAGACTGCAAACATGGCGACAGTTTCACTGTTAACAACTCCCCAGCCGCACTTGGTACCCGG GTATGCGGGCTTCTGTCCGCAGTATCGCTACCGATGTGGCGAAACTTACGGCAATGTTACACACAAACTTCTTTTGGATCCGACTATCGATCGCTCAGAAACACTGGTCCTGTCTAATCGAGTTGCTGATGATTACGAG GTGATGAGACCACCCAAGGATGATTTAGACATCGTGACCGCCCGCACGAAACGTATGGACGCAACATACAAGTATCCGATGTTACCGGGTTACCAAG GATTTATGCCAAATCTCAATGCTCGATTAGGTCAGAGGTACACGATATCGGCTGTCGAGGGTCTAGCGGACTTTGAGCGTCAACAGCTCAAGGACAAAGCCGCGCTGAACCAGTTGAGGAATGTCATTGCAGTTCAGGATGGAATGGCACATCCCAGGAGTTTAGCTGAACGCACA ATGATGAAGACTGAGTTTAagatgccattaatgacagtGAGACCGGATTGGGCCAGGATGATGAGAAATACGCCAGTTGAGGAAGACTGTCGTCCCCCACATAGTCCCAATCCATCGCCCTATTTCATGGAAACCACAGACGATGAAAAATACTTTGTCAAGGGTAATCACAATTGTTTCTTTCCTTCAATTGTTTTCCTCGATCCCCCATTATGTGGCATTTTCAACGGATGTAAATTTTCGAGAAGTTCTCTCCACTTATTTCTGCTGTTTGTTGAAATGAACCAGAGTCCCATGCACACAGGCATTGGAA GATATACCGGACATGTTCCGCACGGTTATGAATACTTCGGTGGATCCCACAAACCGGTAACAAATAGTGCCCTATGTGAATTCACGACTAATTATCGAACCAGACAGAGTGCTGAGTGGGCGCCGGCATCGATATCTCGACCAGATCCCCCTCTCCTTATTCAACCCGCCGAACTCTATCACAAACACGTGGGCATGCTTCCTAATTATCTGGGGCATATTCCTGGCGCAGCTTTCAG atacGGAAAGACATTTGGAGCAGACACCCGAGACGCAAAGAGATGGCTCCGAGGAGATTTCTCTCATTAA
- the LOC135160846 gene encoding CIMIP2 protein CG18335-like isoform X2 encodes MLLASQPVEGDNKTANMATVSLLTTPQPHLVPGYAGFCPQYRYRCGETYGNVTHKLLLDPTIDRSETLVLSNRVADDYEVMRPPKDDLDIVTARTKRMDATYKYPMLPGYQGFMPNLNARLGQRYTISAVEGLADFERQQLKDKAALNQLRNVIAVQDGMAHPRSLAERTMMKTEFKMPLMTVRPDWARMMRNTPVEEDCRPPHSPNPSPYFMETTDDEKYFVKGYTGHVPHGYEYFGGSHKPVTNSALCEFTTNYRTRQSAEWAPASISRPDPPLLIQPAELYHKHVGMLPNYLGHIPGAAFRYGKTFGADTRDAKRWLRGDFSH; translated from the exons ATGCTGTTGGCTTCACAGCCGGTGGAAGGG GACAACAAGACTGCAAACATGGCGACAGTTTCACTGTTAACAACTCCCCAGCCGCACTTGGTACCCGG GTATGCGGGCTTCTGTCCGCAGTATCGCTACCGATGTGGCGAAACTTACGGCAATGTTACACACAAACTTCTTTTGGATCCGACTATCGATCGCTCAGAAACACTGGTCCTGTCTAATCGAGTTGCTGATGATTACGAG GTGATGAGACCACCCAAGGATGATTTAGACATCGTGACCGCCCGCACGAAACGTATGGACGCAACATACAAGTATCCGATGTTACCGGGTTACCAAG GATTTATGCCAAATCTCAATGCTCGATTAGGTCAGAGGTACACGATATCGGCTGTCGAGGGTCTAGCGGACTTTGAGCGTCAACAGCTCAAGGACAAAGCCGCGCTGAACCAGTTGAGGAATGTCATTGCAGTTCAGGATGGAATGGCACATCCCAGGAGTTTAGCTGAACGCACA ATGATGAAGACTGAGTTTAagatgccattaatgacagtGAGACCGGATTGGGCCAGGATGATGAGAAATACGCCAGTTGAGGAAGACTGTCGTCCCCCACATAGTCCCAATCCATCGCCCTATTTCATGGAAACCACAGACGATGAAAAATACTTTGTCAAGG GATATACCGGACATGTTCCGCACGGTTATGAATACTTCGGTGGATCCCACAAACCGGTAACAAATAGTGCCCTATGTGAATTCACGACTAATTATCGAACCAGACAGAGTGCTGAGTGGGCGCCGGCATCGATATCTCGACCAGATCCCCCTCTCCTTATTCAACCCGCCGAACTCTATCACAAACACGTGGGCATGCTTCCTAATTATCTGGGGCATATTCCTGGCGCAGCTTTCAG atacGGAAAGACATTTGGAGCAGACACCCGAGACGCAAAGAGATGGCTCCGAGGAGATTTCTCTCATTAA